In the Ferrimicrobium acidiphilum DSM 19497 genome, one interval contains:
- a CDS encoding ABC transporter substrate-binding protein codes for MAHSLRHLARLAALVTSGALMLAACGSSSTSTTSSTNKSAPLQTLTIGSSNVFPPTLNPTANASQAIDEVIDYNVLQHLVQLAPNGSIVPVLASSYTVSDANKVYTFTIRKGVKFSNGDPLTPADVVFSLKRVYAPGSTYPYGKIFDVSSVNQVGSDQVRVTLTTPSWNWLYDLAAYSNGVILDPSTISTMATDPIGTGPFKVTGEVSNYSVTLARNSQYWGYKPHVSGVVFRYFSNANSLNAALQSGQVNMIDNLSAPSDATLFKSNPKYKVVSGLTNGKVQMTLNNTYGPLRNKLVRQAILFATDRKAIMDAASGGYGLIDGTDTVPADPYYLNLANEYSYNVKTARKLMAKAGYAKGFNLQLVLPPYFYAKLAAPLIVSELGAIGIKVSVSTIDFPLWISQVFEGGNFQATIIDQAEGRDVSNYGTTGYYWHYAKTPEVASELTAANAAPTKAQWIAGYQKVLKQITSDAVNDWLYIAPFITVIDKNIVGIPTTAYTESYNLSYVGIGGSIPASAQRLGYLS; via the coding sequence GTGGCTCATTCGCTTCGGCACCTGGCACGGTTAGCAGCATTGGTCACTAGTGGGGCGCTCATGCTCGCAGCCTGTGGATCATCGAGCACGTCAACTACATCCTCAACGAACAAGAGTGCTCCGCTTCAGACTCTCACCATCGGTTCGTCGAATGTCTTCCCGCCAACCTTGAACCCAACGGCCAATGCCTCACAAGCTATCGATGAGGTGATCGACTACAACGTGCTCCAACATCTCGTTCAACTTGCGCCCAATGGGTCGATAGTCCCGGTGCTAGCCAGCTCCTATACCGTGAGTGATGCGAACAAGGTCTACACGTTCACGATTCGAAAAGGTGTCAAGTTTTCTAACGGCGATCCTCTTACGCCAGCGGATGTTGTTTTTAGCTTGAAACGCGTATATGCCCCTGGCTCGACGTATCCTTACGGCAAAATTTTTGATGTCTCGTCGGTGAATCAAGTCGGTTCAGACCAGGTTCGAGTGACCTTGACGACCCCAAGCTGGAACTGGCTCTACGACTTGGCCGCCTACTCCAACGGCGTCATCCTCGATCCATCCACCATCTCGACGATGGCAACCGACCCCATCGGCACTGGACCTTTTAAAGTAACTGGCGAAGTCTCTAATTACTCGGTCACCTTGGCAAGGAACTCCCAGTATTGGGGGTACAAACCCCACGTCTCCGGAGTGGTCTTTCGCTACTTCTCCAACGCAAACTCCTTGAATGCCGCCTTGCAAAGCGGTCAGGTCAACATGATTGACAACCTCTCCGCCCCGTCAGATGCGACGCTCTTCAAATCCAACCCCAAGTACAAGGTGGTATCGGGTCTTACTAATGGCAAGGTTCAGATGACCCTGAACAACACCTACGGGCCACTGAGAAACAAGCTCGTGCGCCAGGCCATCCTATTTGCGACTGACCGCAAGGCGATCATGGATGCCGCCTCCGGAGGCTATGGCCTGATCGACGGCACCGATACGGTGCCAGCCGATCCGTACTATCTCAACCTCGCTAACGAGTACTCATACAACGTCAAAACAGCCAGAAAGCTGATGGCAAAAGCAGGGTACGCCAAGGGATTCAACCTCCAACTAGTGCTTCCACCGTACTTCTACGCGAAGCTGGCGGCCCCGCTGATCGTCTCCGAACTTGGAGCCATTGGCATCAAGGTAAGCGTCTCCACTATCGACTTTCCACTATGGATATCGCAGGTATTCGAGGGTGGCAACTTCCAGGCAACCATCATCGATCAGGCGGAGGGTCGTGACGTCTCCAACTATGGAACTACTGGTTACTACTGGCACTACGCCAAGACGCCCGAGGTTGCGAGCGAACTAACTGCCGCCAACGCTGCACCCACCAAGGCACAGTGGATCGCGGGCTATCAGAAGGTCCTCAAGCAGATCACCTCGGATGCAGTCAATGATTGGCTCTATATCGCACCTTTTATCACCGTTATCGACAAGAATATCGTGGGCATTCCTACCACCGCTTACACGGAGTCCTACAACCTCTCCTATGTCGGCATCGGTGGCAGCATCCCAGCATCGGCGCAGCGTCTCGGATATCTCAGCTAA
- a CDS encoding ABC transporter permease, which produces MQIAELPVVGDPTPQARANRHELLRFLIRRISSLLITMFLASVLIFWILNILPGKPAQVILGTQATPSSVAALTAKLGLNRPLVDQYVHWIYGLITLHLGNSYISSQPIAPVLGAALEVTGPLVLGGLLVGIIIAVPLGIASAVRHATKSGVVLSGLAQIGIAVPNFVLGILLIIVFAVDLKLLPASGFTTWSTSITGALQSLILPAISLGIVEGAILARYFRTSVVEVLEADYLRTARAKGLRPNQALIRHGLRNASIPVLTVLGLELSGLIIGAVVIEAVFTLPGLGSLLLSSVANRDLITVQDIVMLVATTVLVVNLIVDILYRIIDPRMGLRS; this is translated from the coding sequence GTGCAGATCGCTGAGCTTCCTGTAGTAGGTGATCCCACCCCCCAAGCTAGGGCTAACCGGCACGAACTTCTGCGGTTCCTAATCCGGCGCATCTCCTCACTGTTGATCACCATGTTTCTGGCCTCTGTGCTCATCTTTTGGATTCTCAACATCCTGCCGGGCAAGCCAGCACAGGTGATTCTCGGCACTCAAGCGACTCCAAGCTCGGTAGCAGCTCTGACCGCAAAGCTTGGACTGAACAGGCCGCTCGTTGATCAGTACGTACATTGGATATATGGACTCATCACCCTGCATCTCGGCAACTCCTATATCTCATCACAACCAATAGCTCCCGTGCTCGGGGCTGCCCTGGAGGTCACGGGACCGCTCGTCCTGGGTGGACTCCTAGTTGGGATCATCATCGCCGTTCCTCTTGGAATCGCGAGTGCCGTCCGCCACGCCACAAAGTCAGGAGTCGTGCTATCTGGTCTCGCACAGATCGGTATCGCAGTGCCGAACTTCGTACTAGGAATCCTACTCATTATCGTGTTTGCGGTCGATCTCAAGCTACTGCCAGCAAGCGGGTTCACCACCTGGTCAACGAGCATTACCGGAGCATTGCAATCGCTAATTCTGCCCGCTATCTCCCTCGGAATCGTGGAGGGTGCAATCCTTGCCCGCTACTTTCGCACCTCGGTGGTGGAGGTTCTCGAGGCGGACTACCTCCGCACCGCTCGCGCTAAGGGTCTCCGACCAAATCAAGCTCTCATTCGCCATGGACTTCGCAACGCAAGCATCCCGGTGCTCACCGTCCTTGGTCTAGAGCTTTCGGGCCTCATCATCGGAGCGGTGGTGATCGAAGCTGTCTTCACCCTTCCGGGCCTCGGAAGCCTACTACTCTCTAGCGTGGCGAATCGCGATCTAATCACCGTCCAAGATATCGTGATGCTCGTCGCAACCACCGTACTCGTCGTCAACCTCATCGTCGATATTCTCTACCGGATCATCGACCCCCGCATGGGGCTGCGTTCATGA
- a CDS encoding ABC transporter permease, translated as MSSFEANGEAGDNVRRATPGHKVSPLRLLLSSPSATTGAIIVAVTIIVAIVSIWWTPYGPLTVNTGSELLRPSLAHPLGTDQYGRDVLSRLMTGTQITLLSSLGAVIIALLIGVPAGLVAAFKRGATGEVIMRGVDLLYSFPALLAAITLVAALGASTLTATLAIGIASIPVFARVTRSTALGVLSTDYVLAARAYGRSNLQIARRHVLPNIMPILVAQIALLLSVTILAVAALSYLGLGTPPPAPTWGGMLESAQNYLYQDPLLALWPGIAIAVTVFGLNALGDGLRDLLDPTLKGRQ; from the coding sequence ATGAGCAGTTTCGAGGCAAACGGAGAGGCGGGCGACAACGTGCGGCGGGCGACCCCAGGGCACAAGGTATCACCGCTGCGGCTACTCTTGTCAAGTCCGAGTGCTACGACAGGAGCGATTATTGTGGCTGTCACGATTATTGTGGCGATCGTCTCTATCTGGTGGACACCGTATGGCCCCCTCACTGTTAATACTGGTTCCGAGCTCCTCCGCCCAAGTCTCGCTCATCCACTTGGAACCGATCAATACGGTCGCGACGTGTTATCACGCTTGATGACCGGAACCCAGATTACGTTGCTATCTAGCTTGGGTGCGGTGATCATCGCTCTTCTGATCGGCGTGCCTGCCGGCCTCGTTGCCGCCTTCAAAAGGGGGGCCACCGGAGAGGTGATCATGCGTGGCGTTGATCTCCTCTACTCCTTTCCGGCGTTGCTCGCCGCTATCACTCTGGTCGCTGCGCTTGGTGCCTCCACGCTAACGGCGACTCTCGCCATCGGGATAGCCTCGATCCCGGTCTTTGCGAGAGTCACCCGTTCTACCGCACTCGGAGTTCTCTCGACGGATTATGTCCTGGCTGCGCGGGCCTACGGACGCTCGAACCTTCAGATCGCAAGGCGACATGTACTACCCAACATCATGCCGATATTGGTGGCACAGATTGCCCTTCTGTTATCGGTGACAATCCTGGCGGTTGCTGCACTCTCCTATCTCGGCCTCGGAACCCCTCCACCCGCCCCCACATGGGGAGGGATGCTAGAGAGTGCCCAAAACTATCTCTATCAAGATCCGCTCTTAGCTCTGTGGCCAGGGATAGCCATTGCCGTGACCGTCTTTGGTCTCAACGCGCTCGGCGATGGTCTCCGCGATCTCCTAGATCCCACGCTAAAGGGTCGCCAATGA
- a CDS encoding ABC transporter ATP-binding protein, which produces MSLLEVSDLQLTIGNIELLKGISFSIEPTERLGLIGESGSGKSLTALAVMGLLPQRAHLSGSVRLADQELTNLHERNYANLRGNRIAMIFQEPMTSLNPLMRVGKQVGEVFRIHHHLSRNESATQAISLLERVGFDAPAQQARAFPHQLSGGQRQRVMIAMAIACNPDLILADEPTTALDVTVQAQVLELLQDLTAEHGCALMLISHDLAVVANVCDRIQVMYGGVVVESATTQELLRAPQHPYTRALLATSHGIEDLDHELFGQLPTIPGVVAEAGKFPSGCTFRGRCERESNRCTNMPPSTGGSHQVRCWHPYGSDQ; this is translated from the coding sequence ATGAGTCTGCTTGAGGTCTCTGACCTCCAGCTCACGATAGGTAACATTGAACTACTGAAAGGCATCAGCTTCTCGATAGAACCCACCGAGCGTCTTGGTCTCATCGGTGAGTCCGGGTCCGGAAAATCATTGACTGCTCTCGCGGTGATGGGTCTGCTGCCACAGCGAGCCCATCTCTCCGGTTCGGTGCGCCTAGCAGACCAGGAACTCACCAACCTCCATGAGCGTAACTACGCTAACTTACGCGGCAATAGGATCGCCATGATCTTTCAAGAACCCATGACGAGCTTGAACCCTCTCATGCGAGTCGGTAAGCAGGTTGGCGAGGTGTTCCGAATTCACCACCACCTCTCTCGCAACGAGAGCGCGACGCAGGCGATATCCCTGCTTGAACGTGTCGGTTTCGATGCGCCAGCACAACAGGCCCGAGCCTTCCCACACCAGCTCTCAGGGGGACAGCGGCAACGTGTGATGATAGCTATGGCGATCGCCTGCAACCCTGACCTGATTTTGGCCGATGAGCCGACGACTGCACTCGACGTTACCGTTCAAGCCCAGGTGCTCGAACTCCTTCAGGATCTCACTGCAGAGCACGGTTGCGCGCTGATGCTTATCAGTCACGATCTCGCAGTAGTCGCAAACGTCTGCGATCGGATCCAGGTAATGTACGGCGGTGTTGTTGTCGAGTCCGCCACCACACAGGAGCTTTTGCGTGCGCCACAACACCCCTATACGCGTGCACTGCTAGCAACCTCACACGGTATCGAAGATCTAGACCATGAGCTATTCGGCCAACTTCCCACAATCCCAGGCGTTGTAGCCGAGGCAGGCAAGTTTCCTTCTGGCTGTACTTTTCGTGGTCGATGCGAACGAGAATCGAATCGCTGCACTAACATGCCGCCGTCAACCGGTGGATCACATCAAGTGCGCTGTTGGCACCCCTACGGATCGGACCAGTAA
- a CDS encoding ABC transporter ATP-binding protein, with translation MFTLKHVSRIYGGRGRSVRALNDINLTVEAGERVGIVGESGSGKSTLARLLVALDTPSAGELQFHGRPLPTARAGLLDFRRQVQIVFQDPFGSLDPRLTVGVSIAEPIRSLQLAGNERDRVLEILSAVGLPLNSERLYPHQLSGGQRQRVAIARALAPQPSVLIADEPVSALDVSVRAQVLNLIAKLVEELGLTLVFISHDMAVIRHICSRVIVLYRGELVEDNSTENIFTDPQHPYTRELLRSIPRLPK, from the coding sequence GTGTTCACTCTCAAACATGTAAGTCGAATCTATGGCGGTCGCGGTCGCAGCGTACGGGCACTCAACGACATTAACCTCACGGTAGAGGCGGGTGAACGTGTAGGAATCGTAGGCGAATCCGGCTCGGGTAAGTCGACGCTGGCGAGATTGTTGGTCGCGCTGGACACTCCAAGCGCAGGTGAGCTGCAGTTCCATGGGCGACCACTACCCACAGCGAGAGCGGGACTGCTTGATTTCCGCCGTCAAGTCCAGATTGTCTTCCAAGACCCTTTTGGCTCCCTCGACCCTAGGCTGACCGTCGGCGTATCAATTGCGGAGCCAATACGTTCTCTACAGCTTGCAGGGAACGAACGAGATCGGGTTTTAGAGATCCTGAGTGCGGTCGGGCTACCCCTCAACAGCGAAAGGTTGTACCCACACCAGCTCTCAGGGGGACAGCGGCAACGGGTCGCAATAGCACGTGCACTTGCTCCTCAACCCTCTGTTCTTATCGCCGATGAGCCAGTTTCGGCGCTCGATGTCTCTGTTCGAGCCCAAGTGCTCAACCTCATCGCCAAGTTGGTGGAAGAATTAGGTCTCACCCTTGTCTTCATCTCCCACGACATGGCGGTCATACGCCACATCTGCTCTCGAGTCATCGTCCTCTATCGAGGGGAACTCGTAGAGGATAATTCAACCGAAAACATCTTCACCGACCCACAACACCCATATACGCGGGAACTGTTGCGATCGATTCCTCGCTTACCTAAATGA
- a CDS encoding oxidoreductase has product MPDLSPHNRVALVTGANGGLGRWCSLGLARRGSVVVLGCRSLQRGQEAIDWIHQRVPGAELELLQIDLARLSSVRAAADELMERHPTLDTLVNNAGVMMLPRAMTEDGFEQQFGINYLAHYALTAHLFPVLMASDSPRVVSVASLVANQGRIELDDLQGLTRYGRSRAYAQSKLANLLFARELARRIDAQKLPMTSVAAHPGFANTGLQRRTGRANLGRIGEIAMTGANLLFAQTAERGAIPLIQAATDPLVTNGSYLGPNGFKELWGRQARPAQLPKTALDVHVASELWRISAAISGVGFPI; this is encoded by the coding sequence GTGCCTGATTTGTCCCCACATAATCGTGTAGCCCTCGTAACCGGAGCCAACGGCGGATTGGGGCGATGGTGTAGCCTCGGGCTTGCGCGGCGTGGCAGCGTCGTCGTTCTTGGTTGCAGAAGTCTTCAACGAGGACAGGAAGCTATCGACTGGATTCACCAACGAGTCCCCGGAGCTGAGCTCGAACTGCTGCAGATCGATCTAGCGAGGTTATCGTCGGTACGGGCTGCGGCTGATGAACTCATGGAACGACATCCAACTCTCGACACATTAGTGAACAATGCAGGAGTCATGATGCTACCTCGAGCCATGACTGAGGACGGGTTCGAGCAGCAATTCGGTATCAATTACCTCGCGCATTACGCCTTAACAGCGCACCTCTTCCCAGTGCTCATGGCTAGTGACTCTCCGAGGGTAGTTTCAGTCGCAAGTCTGGTAGCCAATCAGGGCCGCATTGAACTCGACGATCTGCAAGGACTGACACGCTATGGTCGTTCACGCGCCTATGCCCAGTCCAAACTCGCTAATCTACTATTCGCCCGGGAGCTTGCTCGAAGGATAGATGCGCAAAAGCTCCCAATGACTAGCGTTGCCGCCCACCCAGGATTCGCGAACACCGGTCTTCAACGACGGACTGGTCGGGCCAACCTTGGACGCATAGGCGAGATCGCCATGACGGGGGCCAATCTCCTCTTTGCGCAGACGGCTGAGCGAGGCGCAATTCCACTAATCCAAGCAGCAACCGACCCCCTCGTCACCAATGGTAGCTATCTGGGTCCAAATGGCTTCAAAGAACTTTGGGGGCGTCAAGCGCGTCCGGCTCAACTACCGAAAACTGCTCTCGATGTCCACGTCGCTAGCGAACTATGGAGGATCTCTGCTGCCATCAGCGGCGTCGGCTTCCCAATTTGA
- a CDS encoding nitroreductase family deazaflavin-dependent oxidoreductase, with amino-acid sequence MPLSGEYEPSTQEWVRNQVDLYERTNGQQGGTLSDTGLPVIILWTLGAKTGKLRKTPLMRVEHEGEYALIASKGGAPEHPFWYYNLVAHPDKVTIHDRDILMDAIVREVEGAERVLWWDRAVAAFPPYAEYQTKTSRHIPVFVAKAVS; translated from the coding sequence ATGCCATTGTCAGGTGAATATGAACCGAGCACCCAAGAGTGGGTTCGCAATCAGGTAGATCTCTACGAACGTACGAATGGTCAACAGGGTGGAACACTGTCAGACACGGGGCTGCCCGTTATAATTCTGTGGACGTTGGGCGCAAAAACGGGGAAGTTGCGAAAGACACCTTTGATGAGGGTTGAGCATGAAGGTGAATATGCCTTGATAGCCTCCAAGGGTGGCGCACCAGAACATCCTTTTTGGTACTACAATCTGGTTGCCCATCCAGACAAGGTCACTATTCATGACAGAGACATTTTGATGGATGCGATTGTTCGAGAGGTTGAGGGAGCGGAGCGCGTACTGTGGTGGGATCGGGCAGTCGCCGCCTTTCCTCCTTATGCTGAATACCAAACAAAGACCTCCCGCCACATTCCAGTCTTTGTTGCCAAGGCGGTATCGTAG
- a CDS encoding nucleotidyl transferase AbiEii/AbiGii toxin family protein — MPSFKPRLSILPPEQQALWPLLRPTRNLGLVLYGGTAVALRCGNRESVDFDFFGPQPLDKDALRQAMPIVADGKVLQEEVDTLTVLTSRVKLSFFGVGVASLAPPELTDDGVLLIASPVDLLAHKLKVILHRIEAKDY; from the coding sequence GTGCCTAGCTTTAAGCCTCGTCTATCTATCTTGCCTCCTGAGCAGCAGGCGCTTTGGCCCCTTCTCAGACCGACCCGGAATCTTGGCTTAGTGCTTTACGGAGGAACTGCCGTCGCGCTTCGGTGCGGCAACCGAGAATCGGTAGACTTCGATTTCTTCGGGCCACAACCTCTCGACAAGGATGCCCTGCGTCAGGCGATGCCAATTGTTGCAGACGGAAAGGTTCTCCAAGAGGAGGTTGACACTCTTACCGTTCTTACCTCAAGGGTAAAGTTGTCGTTTTTCGGGGTCGGTGTCGCATCTCTCGCTCCACCAGAACTCACCGACGACGGAGTGCTCTTAATTGCATCACCAGTGGATCTCCTGGCTCATAAACTCAAGGTGATTTTGCACCGGATAGAGGCCAAGGACTACTAG
- a CDS encoding nucleotidyltransferase family protein codes for MMKREDSSPGKIQKSAQNDTVDHAHGMIGVYSPSLPDTPLGHRLRKCRYAILGCAARHGTSNIRVFGSAARGEDRPDSDVDFVVDVGKGTGLFALEALRRELSEILGVPVDVALSDSLRPHVRAEIERDAIPL; via the coding sequence ATGATGAAGCGCGAGGACAGCTCGCCGGGGAAGATCCAGAAATCGGCGCAGAATGATACTGTCGATCACGCTCACGGCATGATTGGCGTTTACTCGCCTAGCCTCCCTGACACTCCGCTCGGTCATCGGCTCCGCAAGTGTCGATACGCAATATTAGGCTGCGCGGCGCGTCATGGCACGAGCAATATCCGTGTCTTTGGTAGCGCCGCCCGGGGTGAAGACCGGCCAGACAGCGATGTTGACTTCGTGGTTGACGTGGGCAAAGGAACAGGGCTTTTTGCATTGGAAGCACTGCGGAGGGAGCTTTCGGAGATCCTCGGCGTGCCGGTTGATGTTGCCCTCTCGGACAGCCTCCGACCACACGTTCGAGCAGAGATCGAACGGGATGCCATCCCACTATGA
- a CDS encoding DUF86 domain-containing protein produces MSSHNDDERLTDIIDAIDAIRSHLARGDLSDGLIFDAVRVRLIEIGEAVKALDPELVASQPDVKWSDVAGMRDWLAHHYFDTSRATVEVTIMEDPPLLRLPFGNCKRTVNLLKNSLAACRVRI; encoded by the coding sequence ATGAGTTCGCATAATGACGACGAACGCCTAACCGACATTATTGACGCGATTGACGCGATCAGAAGCCACCTTGCTCGTGGTGATCTCTCTGACGGACTCATTTTCGATGCCGTTCGAGTGAGATTAATCGAAATTGGCGAGGCAGTAAAGGCGCTGGACCCCGAACTCGTTGCTAGTCAACCAGATGTCAAGTGGTCTGACGTGGCTGGCATGCGCGATTGGCTCGCGCACCACTACTTCGACACATCCCGCGCAACGGTCGAAGTAACCATCATGGAGGACCCCCCTCTCTTGAGGCTGCCGTTCGGCAATTGCAAACGCACCGTAAACCTACTGAAGAACAGTCTGGCAGCTTGCCGGGTGAGGATTTGA
- a CDS encoding nucleotidyltransferase family protein yields the protein MTKPVAPALGRTPPNLALLRSHRRDIMELATRYGVSNIRVFGSVARGDATSDSDIDLLVDFTVQASGLDVIAFAQELEDLLGYQVDIGTKVHRVIRDQVEREAVPL from the coding sequence ATGACTAAGCCTGTTGCACCCGCATTGGGCAGGACGCCACCGAATCTTGCCTTGCTCCGATCTCATCGACGAGACATCATGGAGCTTGCGACACGTTATGGGGTGTCGAATATCCGTGTATTCGGCTCCGTTGCCAGAGGCGATGCTACCAGCGATAGCGACATTGATCTCTTGGTAGACTTCACCGTTCAAGCTAGCGGCCTTGACGTCATCGCGTTTGCCCAAGAGCTTGAGGATCTCCTGGGCTACCAAGTGGACATTGGAACCAAAGTACATCGTGTTATACGTGACCAGGTTGAGCGCGAAGCCGTGCCCCTATGA
- a CDS encoding DUF6788 family protein: MMSRLAKRKAPRVLPGSLITLRRKCGKPSCRCAAGDPHESPALSYSVAGRTKMLTLRPEEVEEVAQAVARYRKSVNDLAAEAQVELDELVARVRATRASDRR; this comes from the coding sequence ATGATGTCGCGCTTGGCCAAACGAAAAGCTCCGAGGGTGTTGCCCGGCTCGCTCATCACGCTGCGACGAAAGTGCGGCAAGCCGAGCTGCCGGTGTGCCGCGGGTGACCCCCACGAGAGTCCTGCGCTCTCCTATAGCGTCGCAGGTCGAACCAAGATGCTCACCTTGCGTCCCGAGGAGGTCGAAGAGGTGGCCCAGGCGGTGGCCCGCTACCGAAAGAGCGTCAACGATCTCGCAGCCGAGGCCCAGGTCGAGCTGGACGAGCTTGTCGCCCGGGTGCGGGCCACCAGAGCGAGCGATCGACGGTGA
- a CDS encoding DUF86 domain-containing protein, with translation MTHLYVMPRCTVCRRLRSSQRLSAAFREEHADIPWRQLAGFRNQLAHGYLDVDLDIVWSIIEHDLPVLVERVRTELTLQKEHTVTEGDGSTLKQ, from the coding sequence ATGACGCACTTATACGTGATGCCACGATGTACCGTCTGCAGACGCTTGCGGTCGAGTCAACGACTCTCTGCTGCCTTCAGGGAGGAGCACGCTGATATTCCTTGGAGACAATTAGCAGGATTTCGTAATCAGCTCGCTCACGGATATTTAGACGTTGATCTAGACATCGTATGGAGTATTATCGAGCATGACCTTCCTGTACTGGTGGAGCGCGTACGAACAGAGCTCACGCTCCAGAAGGAACATACGGTAACCGAAGGCGATGGTTCAACCCTCAAGCAGTAA